From a single Bacillus gobiensis genomic region:
- the spoIIE gene encoding stage II sporulation protein E produces the protein MEKIERSINDSGLGMEKLYGWLQKRVNGLFHHLHSFFFYKGFIYVIIGFLLGRAFILSEVLPFALPFYGAMIVMKRDKSVLACLSLLAGALTISPQNSLFVMSSMIIFLLLSKLISFIYDDRIKTLPLIVFFSMALTRSIFVYTGSGAFSAYDYVMALVEAGLSFILTLIFLQSLPIFTVSKMKQSLKVEEIICFMILVASVLTGLAGISFYGLQTEHILSRYSVLTFAYIGGASIGCTVGVVTGLILGLANVGNLYQISLLAFSGLLGGLLKEGRKAGAAVGLLIGSLLISLYGEGSAALATTLYESLIAIFLFLLTPKRFTKRVAKYIPGTVEHGQEQQQYARKIRDVTAHKVDQFSSVFQALSESFAAFHHTVTDEKKEQIETDNFLSTITEHSCQTCYKKNRCWVQNFDKTYDLMKAVMQETEEKTYQKNRKLKKEFQQHCSKSKQLEELIEDELKLQKANETLKKQVQDSRRLVAEQLLGVSQVMEDFSREIKREREQHFQQEEQIRDALQNFGIEIQQVEIYSLEQGNIDIEMFIPYCNGHGECEKIIAPMLSDILEEQIVVKGEKCAGHPNGFCHVAFGSSKSFRVFTGVAHAAKGGGLISGDSFSMMELGVGKFAAAISDGMGNGARANFESNETIKLLEKILESGIDEKVAIKTINSILSLRTTDEIYSTLDLSVIDLQDATCKFLKVGSSPSFIKRGEQILKVQASNLPIGIINEFDVEVVTQQLKAGDLLIMMSDGIFEGPKHVENHDLWMKRKIKGIKTEEPQEIADLIMEEVIRTRSGKIEDDMTVVVTRIEHNTPKWTSIPVPSHYQRKQEIS, from the coding sequence ATGGAAAAGATAGAGCGGAGTATTAATGATTCAGGCTTAGGGATGGAAAAGCTTTATGGATGGTTGCAAAAGCGGGTAAATGGTCTGTTTCATCATTTGCATTCGTTCTTTTTTTATAAAGGCTTTATATATGTCATCATTGGTTTTCTATTGGGACGAGCCTTCATTTTGTCTGAGGTTCTTCCATTTGCGCTGCCGTTTTACGGAGCGATGATCGTAATGAAAAGAGACAAATCTGTGCTTGCCTGCCTGTCATTGCTTGCTGGTGCACTAACGATCTCGCCTCAAAACTCATTATTTGTGATGTCCTCGATGATCATCTTTCTGCTTTTATCAAAGCTCATTTCTTTCATTTACGATGATCGAATCAAGACACTCCCTCTAATTGTGTTTTTCTCCATGGCGTTAACTCGAAGTATTTTTGTGTATACAGGCTCTGGTGCATTTTCTGCATACGATTATGTTATGGCGCTTGTGGAAGCGGGCCTGTCCTTTATTTTAACGCTTATTTTTCTCCAAAGCTTACCCATATTTACCGTTTCGAAAATGAAGCAGTCGCTTAAAGTGGAAGAAATCATCTGTTTTATGATATTGGTCGCCTCCGTGTTAACTGGATTGGCGGGCATCTCGTTTTACGGTTTGCAGACCGAGCACATTTTATCGCGTTACAGTGTTTTAACCTTCGCCTATATTGGAGGGGCAAGTATTGGTTGTACCGTAGGCGTCGTAACAGGCCTTATCCTTGGACTTGCAAATGTCGGAAATCTTTATCAGATTAGCCTGCTTGCATTCTCAGGGTTGCTCGGAGGCTTATTGAAAGAAGGCAGAAAAGCAGGTGCAGCCGTCGGGCTATTGATTGGTTCTCTCTTAATTTCCTTATATGGTGAAGGATCAGCAGCTCTGGCGACTACATTGTATGAATCGTTGATTGCCATCTTCCTATTTTTGCTGACTCCCAAACGATTTACGAAAAGGGTGGCCAAGTATATCCCGGGAACAGTCGAGCATGGACAGGAGCAGCAGCAATACGCCAGAAAAATCCGGGATGTAACGGCACATAAGGTCGATCAGTTTTCAAGTGTATTTCAAGCGCTTTCTGAAAGCTTCGCAGCGTTTCATCACACAGTAACCGATGAGAAAAAAGAACAGATAGAAACGGATAACTTTTTAAGTACGATTACAGAGCACTCCTGCCAGACGTGCTATAAGAAAAACCGCTGCTGGGTACAGAACTTTGATAAAACATATGATTTGATGAAGGCGGTTATGCAGGAAACAGAAGAAAAAACGTATCAAAAAAATCGAAAGCTGAAAAAAGAGTTTCAGCAGCACTGCTCAAAATCGAAGCAGCTGGAGGAATTGATCGAGGATGAACTAAAGCTTCAAAAGGCAAACGAAACACTTAAAAAACAGGTTCAGGATTCAAGGAGGCTCGTTGCTGAACAGTTGCTTGGTGTTTCCCAGGTTATGGAAGACTTTTCTCGGGAAATAAAAAGAGAACGGGAGCAGCATTTTCAACAGGAGGAGCAAATAAGAGATGCCCTGCAGAATTTTGGTATCGAAATTCAGCAGGTTGAGATTTACAGCCTAGAGCAGGGGAACATAGATATTGAAATGTTTATCCCCTATTGCAACGGCCATGGAGAGTGTGAAAAGATCATTGCTCCGATGCTTTCAGACATTCTGGAAGAACAAATTGTCGTAAAAGGAGAAAAGTGCGCCGGACATCCTAATGGATTCTGCCATGTTGCATTTGGTTCGTCGAAATCGTTCCGCGTTTTCACCGGAGTGGCACATGCAGCTAAAGGAGGCGGACTTATTTCCGGGGACAGCTTCAGCATGATGGAACTCGGTGTCGGTAAATTTGCCGCTGCCATTAGTGACGGAATGGGGAATGGCGCGAGGGCAAATTTTGAAAGCAACGAAACCATTAAGCTGCTGGAAAAAATCCTTGAATCGGGAATTGATGAAAAGGTTGCGATAAAAACGATTAATAGCATTTTATCTTTGCGCACAACGGATGAAATCTATTCGACCCTTGATTTATCCGTGATTGATTTACAAGATGCAACATGTAAATTTCTAAAGGTAGGATCTTCGCCAAGCTTTATCAAAAGGGGAGAACAGATCTTAAAGGTTCAGGCAAGCAATCTTCCAATCGGCATTATTAATGAGTTCGACGTGGAGGTCGTCACGCAGCAATTAAAGGCAGGGGATTTGTTAATCATGATGAGTGATGGGATTTTTGAAGGTCCAAAGCATGTAGAAAACCACGACCTATGGATGAAACGGAAGATAAAAGGAATAAAAACAGAGGAGCCTCAGGAAATCGCCGATCTTATTATGGAGGAGGTCATTCGAACGAGATCAGGAAAAATAGAAGATGATATGACGGTCGTGGTTACACGAATTGAACACAATACGCCGAAATGGACTTCTATTCCGGTGCCGTCCCATTATCAAAGAAAACAAGAGATTTCCTAA
- a CDS encoding VWA domain-containing protein: MKVGHLNQILLITDGCSNQGEDPIAMAALANEQGITVNVIGIMEEHSKDEKALDEVEGIALAGGGVNQTVYAAELSQTVQMVTQKAMNQTLKGVVNNELKQILGKQTELEELPPEKRGEVMDVVDELGETIHLRVLVLVDTSASMGPKLQTVKEALFDLSISLNSRIGDNEFAMFVFPGKKQEVERVMDWTPKLDSLSPIFAKLSTGGITPTGPAIREAISYFGSNRSRRSMLSNEESSLDGFGM; the protein is encoded by the coding sequence GTGAAAGTTGGTCATTTAAATCAAATCCTGCTTATTACCGACGGCTGCTCGAATCAAGGTGAAGACCCCATTGCAATGGCTGCTCTGGCGAATGAACAGGGGATTACAGTGAATGTTATCGGAATTATGGAAGAGCATAGCAAAGACGAAAAAGCTTTGGATGAAGTGGAAGGAATTGCGCTTGCCGGAGGAGGCGTTAATCAAACCGTTTATGCCGCAGAGTTGTCACAAACGGTACAAATGGTTACCCAGAAAGCAATGAACCAAACGTTGAAAGGTGTGGTCAATAACGAGCTTAAACAAATCCTTGGCAAGCAAACGGAATTGGAAGAGCTTCCCCCAGAGAAACGCGGTGAAGTTATGGACGTAGTTGATGAGTTAGGGGAAACAATCCATCTGAGGGTGCTGGTACTTGTCGATACGAGCGCTAGTATGGGTCCTAAGCTGCAAACCGTAAAGGAAGCGTTATTTGATTTGTCTATCAGTTTGAATTCAAGAATAGGAGATAATGAATTTGCGATGTTTGTATTTCCCGGGAAAAAGCAGGAGGTGGAACGAGTCATGGATTGGACACCAAAGCTCGACTCTCTTTCGCCAATTTTCGCGAAATTGTCTACTGGAGGCATTACGCCGACAGGTCCCGCCATACGAGAAGCGATTTCATATTTTGGCTCGAATCGCTCAAGAAGGAGCATGCTGAGCAATGAAGAAAGCAGCCTCGATGGATTTGGCATGTAG
- a CDS encoding protein kinase domain-containing protein — translation MKKAASMDLACSFKPGDSLKGKWNQNTYRIIKQLGKGANGVVYLAVSARGQVALKVSDDTMSITSEVNVLKAFSKARSKAMGPSLFDADDTVCGSAKQTISFYAMEYVQGPLLQDYVQKRGEEWITVLMIQLLTDLSFLHQEGWIFGDLKPENLIVAGPPAKIRCIDVGGTTKQGRAIKEYTEFFDRGYWGFGSRKAEPTYDLFAVAMIMINCVVTQKFKKSEHPKEQLFSVIEKNTYLNRYKHVLQSALSGSYLSADEMRNGLLSAGQKGTNRVVRQQSYTQGSGNSRTTRVRSQRSSNPNRMAKKQKTKKPGGGIAETMLIVISIVALYFAYIILFLA, via the coding sequence ATGAAGAAAGCAGCCTCGATGGATTTGGCATGTAGCTTTAAGCCAGGTGATAGCTTAAAAGGGAAATGGAATCAAAATACGTATAGAATCATTAAGCAGCTTGGAAAGGGAGCAAACGGTGTGGTATACCTCGCTGTTTCGGCTAGAGGGCAAGTGGCCTTAAAGGTAAGCGACGACACGATGTCGATCACATCAGAAGTTAATGTATTAAAAGCTTTCTCAAAGGCCCGCTCTAAAGCGATGGGGCCTTCTTTGTTTGATGCAGACGACACGGTTTGCGGTTCTGCCAAGCAAACGATTTCCTTTTACGCAATGGAATATGTCCAAGGCCCTCTTTTGCAAGATTATGTGCAGAAAAGGGGTGAGGAATGGATCACTGTTTTGATGATTCAGCTGTTAACCGATTTATCCTTCCTTCATCAGGAAGGCTGGATTTTTGGTGATCTGAAGCCTGAAAATCTCATCGTTGCAGGTCCTCCAGCAAAAATCAGGTGCATTGACGTTGGAGGCACGACAAAGCAAGGCAGAGCGATAAAAGAATATACCGAGTTCTTTGATAGGGGCTATTGGGGTTTTGGAAGCCGAAAAGCCGAACCTACATACGATTTGTTTGCTGTAGCTATGATAATGATTAATTGCGTAGTGACACAAAAGTTTAAGAAGAGTGAACATCCAAAGGAACAGCTTTTCTCCGTCATCGAAAAAAACACGTACTTAAACAGATACAAACACGTGCTGCAATCTGCGCTGAGCGGCAGCTACTTATCGGCTGATGAGATGAGAAACGGGCTGCTGTCTGCCGGGCAAAAGGGGACAAACCGGGTAGTACGGCAGCAGAGCTATACACAAGGAAGCGGAAATAGCAGAACAACTCGTGTCCGTTCCCAAAGAAGCAGCAACCCAAATCGGATGGCAAAAAAACAGAAAACGAAAAAGCCGGGAGGCGGGATTGCAGAAACGATGCTGATTGTTATCAGTATTGTAGCCTTATATTTCGCTTATATTATTCTCTTTCTTGCATAG
- the tilS gene encoding tRNA lysidine(34) synthetase TilS, whose amino-acid sequence MKSIVDFLNKHRLSLKNKTIIVGVSGGPDSIALLHALKSTMLGSSRLIAAHVDHMFRGEESAKDLRFVQRFCESESIDCEAVQIDVSQFAKEKQMNKQAAARVCRYRFFEEVMRKNNASFLALGHHGDDQIETMLMRLSNGTVGKGLSGIQPVRSFGPGWIIRPFLSISKDEILGYCQSQNLAYRTDQSNFEDDYTRNRFRKNVLPFLKSESPKVHKHFQYASETLADDETYLQALTKEKMNKVIKNQSSQSVEIDLNRFAELPLPLQRRGILLLLNYLYENVPLTFASIHIETFLEFVSQNKSSGSLDFPNGLKVIKSYGSCIFSFNHSLNEHNSFFFQIDRLKDCRLQLPNSSFLEFSTREDQSTGQEKNTFVISLSKTPFPLYVRSRKTGDRMKVKGMNGSKKVKDIFIDEKIPRSQRDYWPIVTNANHEIIWLPGLKKSVFEEADASINDRVVIKYRQHENCRGQLYE is encoded by the coding sequence GTGAAAAGTATCGTGGATTTTTTAAACAAACACCGTCTTTCATTAAAAAATAAAACAATAATTGTCGGCGTTTCCGGCGGGCCGGATTCAATCGCCCTTCTTCACGCCCTGAAAAGCACCATGCTGGGATCGTCCCGGCTCATTGCAGCTCATGTGGATCACATGTTCAGGGGAGAAGAGTCTGCAAAGGATCTTCGTTTTGTTCAAAGGTTTTGTGAATCGGAGAGCATAGATTGTGAAGCAGTTCAAATCGATGTTTCTCAATTTGCAAAAGAAAAGCAGATGAATAAGCAAGCGGCAGCCAGAGTGTGCAGATATCGTTTCTTTGAAGAAGTGATGAGAAAAAACAATGCATCCTTTCTTGCATTAGGCCACCACGGGGATGACCAGATCGAAACGATGCTGATGAGGCTTTCGAATGGCACAGTAGGGAAAGGCCTGTCAGGGATACAGCCTGTGCGTTCTTTCGGACCCGGTTGGATTATTCGTCCATTTCTCTCAATCTCAAAGGATGAGATCTTAGGCTATTGCCAGAGTCAAAATCTGGCGTATCGAACAGATCAAAGCAATTTTGAGGATGATTATACTCGAAACCGTTTTAGAAAGAATGTGCTGCCTTTTCTAAAAAGCGAATCGCCTAAGGTCCATAAGCATTTTCAGTATGCCAGTGAAACATTGGCAGATGATGAAACCTATTTGCAAGCATTAACAAAAGAGAAAATGAATAAAGTTATTAAAAATCAGTCTTCCCAATCGGTTGAGATTGATTTGAATCGTTTCGCTGAACTCCCTTTGCCTTTACAAAGAAGAGGGATTTTACTACTATTGAATTACCTTTATGAAAACGTTCCGTTAACGTTTGCATCCATACATATCGAGACGTTTCTGGAATTTGTCTCCCAAAATAAATCTTCAGGCTCCCTCGATTTTCCAAATGGATTAAAGGTGATCAAGTCTTACGGGTCTTGTATTTTTTCTTTTAATCATTCTTTGAATGAACACAACTCATTTTTTTTTCAAATAGATCGACTGAAAGATTGCCGGCTGCAGCTTCCGAATAGTTCATTTCTGGAATTCAGCACGCGAGAGGATCAATCAACTGGCCAAGAAAAAAACACATTTGTTATTAGCCTTAGCAAAACGCCGTTTCCCTTATATGTTCGAAGCAGAAAAACAGGGGACAGGATGAAAGTTAAAGGAATGAACGGGTCAAAAAAAGTGAAGGATATATTTATTGATGAAAAGATTCCTCGATCCCAAAGGGACTATTGGCCAATTGTAACGAACGCAAATCATGAAATTATCTGGCTGCCCGGCTTGAAAAAATCAGTTTTTGAGGAGGCTGACGCTTCAATCAATGACCGGGTTGTAATAAAATATAGACAGCATGAAAACTGTAGGGGGCAATTATACGAATGA
- the hpt gene encoding hypoxanthine phosphoribosyltransferase codes for MKHDIERILISEEEIEKKVKELGAALTEEYDGRFPLAIGVLKGAMPFMADLLKNIDTYLEMDFMDVSSYGNSTVSTGEVKIVKDLDTSVEGRHILIIEDIIDSGLTLSYLVELFRYRKAESIKIVTLLDKPSGRKADIQADYVGFEVPDAFVVGYGLDYAERYRNLPYIGILKPEVYES; via the coding sequence ATGAAGCATGATATTGAACGGATTTTAATTTCAGAAGAGGAGATAGAAAAAAAGGTAAAAGAGCTCGGGGCGGCTTTAACAGAGGAATATGATGGCCGGTTTCCTCTTGCGATTGGCGTTTTAAAAGGAGCCATGCCTTTTATGGCTGATCTTCTAAAAAATATCGATACATATTTAGAAATGGATTTTATGGATGTATCGAGTTATGGAAATTCTACAGTCTCTACTGGAGAAGTGAAAATCGTTAAAGACCTGGATACCTCAGTGGAAGGGCGCCATATTTTGATCATAGAAGACATCATCGACAGCGGCTTGACCTTAAGCTATTTAGTGGAACTGTTCCGTTACAGAAAAGCCGAATCAATTAAAATCGTCACTCTTCTCGATAAGCCAAGCGGAAGAAAAGCCGATATACAAGCTGACTATGTAGGGTTTGAAGTTCCTGATGCATTTGTCGTCGGTTATGGCTTGGATTACGCGGAAAGGTACAGGAATTTACCGTATATCGGAATCCTGAAACCAGAAGTTTATGAGAGCTAA
- the ftsH gene encoding ATP-dependent zinc metalloprotease FtsH, with protein MNRIFRNTIFYLLILLVIIGVVSFFQGSNPRTENMKYSDFIEHLEKNEVENITIQPVRGVFEVRGQLDGYKEDQFFLTHVPEGKGTDQITDAARGTDVTVDPAQETSAWVTVFTTIIPFVIIFILFFFLLNQAQGGGSRVMNFGKSKAKLYTEEKKKVKFKDVAGADEEKQELVEVVEFLKDPRKFAELGARIPKGVLLVGPPGTGKTLLARASAGEAGVPFFSISGSDFVEMFVGVGASRVRDLFENAKKNAPCLIFIDEIDAVGRQRGAGLGGGHDEREQTLNQLLVEMDGFSANEGIIIIAATNRADILDPALLRPGRFDRQITVDRPDVKGREAVLQVHARNKPLDDTVNLKAIASRTPGFSGADLENLLNEAALVAARMNKKKIDMRDIDEATDRVIAGPAKKSRVISKKERNIVAYHEAGHTVIGLVLDEADMVHKVTIVPRGQAGGYAVMLPREDRYFQTKPELLDKIVGLLGGRVAEEIIFGEVSTGAHNDFQRATSIARRMVTEFGMSEKLGPLQFGSSQGGQVFLGRDFNNEPNYSDRIAYEIDQEVQRFIKESYERAKTILTENREKLELIAQTLLEVETLDAEQIKHLSEQGKLPERNYSDDHIANDDVKVNITTKKD; from the coding sequence ATGAATCGGATCTTCCGTAATACCATTTTTTATTTACTTATATTATTAGTAATTATCGGCGTTGTGAGTTTTTTCCAAGGCTCTAACCCGAGAACAGAAAATATGAAATACAGCGACTTTATTGAACATCTTGAAAAGAATGAAGTTGAAAACATCACCATTCAGCCTGTTAGAGGTGTATTTGAGGTTAGAGGACAGCTGGATGGGTATAAAGAAGACCAGTTCTTTTTGACTCACGTGCCTGAAGGAAAGGGTACCGATCAAATTACAGATGCTGCTAGAGGAACGGATGTGACGGTGGATCCCGCACAAGAAACAAGTGCCTGGGTAACCGTATTTACGACGATTATTCCGTTCGTTATCATTTTCATTCTGTTCTTCTTCTTATTGAACCAAGCTCAGGGCGGCGGAAGCCGTGTCATGAACTTCGGGAAAAGTAAGGCGAAGCTGTACACAGAAGAAAAGAAAAAGGTTAAGTTTAAGGATGTAGCAGGAGCCGATGAAGAAAAGCAAGAACTCGTCGAGGTTGTTGAATTCCTTAAAGATCCGCGCAAGTTTGCGGAGCTTGGAGCGCGTATTCCAAAGGGTGTTCTGCTTGTAGGACCTCCAGGGACAGGTAAAACCTTGCTCGCGCGCGCATCCGCAGGTGAAGCTGGAGTACCTTTCTTTAGCATCAGCGGATCGGATTTCGTCGAAATGTTTGTCGGTGTCGGTGCATCCCGCGTACGTGACTTGTTTGAAAATGCCAAGAAAAATGCACCTTGCTTAATCTTTATTGATGAGATTGACGCCGTTGGACGCCAGCGTGGAGCAGGACTTGGCGGGGGTCATGATGAGCGTGAACAAACGCTGAACCAGCTACTTGTAGAAATGGATGGTTTCAGCGCCAATGAAGGGATTATTATCATTGCGGCAACTAACCGTGCAGATATTCTTGATCCCGCACTTTTGCGCCCCGGCCGTTTTGACCGCCAGATTACGGTTGACCGACCGGACGTCAAAGGACGCGAAGCCGTACTGCAGGTACATGCCAGGAATAAGCCGCTCGATGACACTGTAAACCTCAAAGCAATTGCGTCAAGAACACCAGGTTTTTCAGGTGCGGATCTTGAAAACCTGTTAAATGAGGCGGCTCTCGTTGCTGCTCGCATGAACAAAAAGAAAATTGATATGCGTGATATCGATGAGGCGACAGACCGAGTTATCGCGGGTCCTGCTAAGAAAAGCAGAGTCATTTCTAAAAAAGAACGCAATATTGTTGCTTACCATGAAGCTGGACATACCGTAATCGGACTTGTATTGGATGAAGCGGATATGGTTCACAAAGTAACCATTGTACCTCGCGGGCAGGCTGGCGGTTACGCAGTCATGCTTCCTAGAGAGGATCGGTATTTCCAAACGAAGCCGGAGCTGTTGGATAAGATTGTCGGACTTCTTGGCGGACGCGTAGCTGAAGAGATTATCTTTGGCGAAGTGAGTACAGGCGCGCATAATGACTTCCAGCGTGCAACGAGCATTGCCAGAAGAATGGTCACAGAGTTTGGAATGTCTGAAAAACTGGGGCCGCTGCAGTTTGGATCATCTCAAGGCGGGCAAGTATTCCTTGGCCGGGACTTTAATAATGAACCGAATTACAGTGATCGGATTGCCTATGAGATCGATCAGGAAGTTCAGCGATTTATTAAAGAAAGCTATGAGCGTGCGAAGACCATACTTACTGAAAATCGTGAGAAGCTCGAATTGATTGCCCAAACCTTGCTAGAGGTCGAAACACTCGATGCAGAGCAAATCAAGCATCTTTCTGAACAGGGAAAACTTCCTGAAAGAAATTATTCGGACGATCATATCGCGAATGATGATGTGAAAGTCAACATAACGACGAAAAAAGACTGA
- a CDS encoding type III pantothenate kinase — protein MLLVLDVGNTNTVIGVYHKGELEYHWRIETSRNKTEDEYGMLLRSLFEHAGLMFEQIDGIIVSSVVPPIMFALERMCKKYFFIDPQIVGPGIKTGLNIKYDNPKEVGADRIVNAVAAIHLYGSPLIIVDFGTATTYCYINENKQYMGGAIAPGITISTEALYSRAAKLPRIEIVRPEHIIGKNTVTAMQSGILYGYVGQVEGIVKRMKWQSNHNPKVIATGGLASLIADESDCIDIVDPFLTLKGLELIYERNRVETI, from the coding sequence TTGTTACTAGTATTAGACGTGGGAAATACCAATACGGTTATTGGTGTTTATCATAAAGGAGAGCTTGAGTATCATTGGCGGATTGAGACTAGCCGCAATAAAACAGAAGATGAGTACGGAATGCTTTTGCGATCATTGTTTGAGCATGCGGGGCTGATGTTTGAACAAATTGACGGAATCATTGTTTCATCTGTCGTACCGCCCATCATGTTTGCATTAGAAAGAATGTGCAAGAAATACTTTTTTATTGATCCGCAAATCGTCGGCCCTGGAATCAAGACGGGATTAAATATTAAATACGATAATCCGAAAGAAGTCGGTGCGGATCGTATCGTTAATGCAGTTGCTGCTATTCATCTTTATGGCAGCCCGCTTATCATTGTCGATTTCGGAACGGCGACCACATATTGCTATATCAATGAAAACAAGCAATACATGGGAGGTGCGATCGCGCCAGGCATCACGATTTCTACGGAAGCTCTATATTCAAGAGCGGCAAAGCTGCCTAGGATAGAAATTGTCCGGCCGGAGCACATCATTGGAAAAAACACGGTTACTGCCATGCAGTCCGGGATATTATACGGGTATGTCGGACAAGTTGAAGGCATTGTGAAACGAATGAAATGGCAGTCTAATCATAATCCGAAAGTTATTGCTACAGGGGGGCTTGCTTCTCTTATAGCAGACGAATCAGACTGCATAGATATTGTCGATCCTTTTTTGACATTAAAAGGCCTGGAGCTTATTTACGAGCGTAATCGAGTCGAAACGATATAG
- the hslO gene encoding Hsp33 family molecular chaperone HslO, with the protein MDYLIKALAFDGQVRAYAARTTDTIAEAQRRHDTWPTASAAIGRTMTATLMLGAMLKGNDKLTVKIEGDGPIGAIIADGNGKGEVRGYVSEPHVHFDLNEIGKLDVRRAVGTSGTLSVVKDLGLRDHFTGQVEIVSGEIGEDFTYYLVTSEQVPSSVGVGVLVNPDHSILASGGFIVQLLPGTDDETITKIENRLSKIDPISKLIHRGLTPEQILEEVLGENISVLETVPVQFSCNCSKDRFAAAIIGLGAQEIQDMIVEDGQAEAACHFCNEKYHYTKEELEALRDEAAG; encoded by the coding sequence ATGGACTATTTAATAAAAGCATTGGCTTTCGACGGACAAGTAAGAGCATACGCGGCGAGAACAACGGATACGATTGCCGAAGCGCAAAGGAGGCACGACACTTGGCCGACTGCTTCCGCGGCAATCGGACGGACTATGACCGCGACGTTAATGCTAGGTGCCATGCTAAAAGGAAATGATAAGCTGACTGTAAAAATCGAAGGGGACGGTCCAATCGGAGCCATTATTGCAGATGGAAACGGAAAAGGAGAGGTTCGCGGATATGTCAGTGAGCCCCATGTCCATTTTGACCTAAATGAGATCGGCAAGCTTGATGTGAGGCGGGCTGTCGGAACGAGCGGCACGTTAAGTGTTGTCAAAGATTTAGGCTTAAGAGACCATTTCACCGGACAGGTCGAAATTGTTTCTGGTGAGATTGGCGAGGATTTTACCTATTATCTTGTGACCTCTGAACAGGTTCCCTCATCCGTAGGTGTTGGAGTTTTAGTTAATCCTGACCACTCGATTTTAGCTTCTGGCGGATTTATCGTACAGCTGCTTCCCGGTACAGACGATGAGACAATAACAAAAATAGAAAATCGACTGTCAAAAATTGATCCGATTTCCAAGCTGATTCACAGAGGACTTACTCCAGAGCAGATTCTAGAGGAAGTGTTAGGAGAAAACATTTCTGTATTAGAAACGGTCCCGGTTCAGTTTAGCTGCAATTGTTCAAAGGATCGATTCGCTGCAGCTATAATTGGGCTAGGCGCTCAGGAAATTCAAGATATGATTGTCGAGGATGGCCAAGCAGAAGCGGCATGCCATTTTTGCAATGAAAAATATCACTATACGAAAGAAGAGCTTGAAGCGCTTCGAGATGAGGCTGCGGGGTAA